One Balaenoptera musculus isolate JJ_BM4_2016_0621 chromosome 13, mBalMus1.pri.v3, whole genome shotgun sequence genomic region harbors:
- the LOC118906266 gene encoding LOW QUALITY PROTEIN: receptor-binding cancer antigen expressed on SiSo cells-like (The sequence of the model RefSeq protein was modified relative to this genomic sequence to represent the inferred CDS: deleted 1 base in 1 codon): protein MGITQFQLFKVCTCLATVFSFLKRLIRRPGRGRKLSGDQRTLPTTVDYSSVPKQIDVEEWTSWDEDAPTSVKIEGGNGNVATEQNALEQLEPDYFKDITPTIKKTQKIIIKKREPLNFGIPDGSTGVSSRLAVTQDMPFIHQSPELGDLDTWQENTNAWEEDEDAAWQAKEVLRQQKREKREPAEQQRKKMEKEAQGLMKKEQNKIGVKLS, encoded by the exons ATGGGTATCACACAGTTTCAGTTATTTAAAGTTTGTACCTGCCTAGCAACAGTATTCTCATTCCTAAAGAGATTAATACGCAGACCTGGCAGAGGACGGAAATTAAGTGGAGACCAAAGAACTTTGCCAACTACAGTTGATTATTCATCAGTTCCTAAGCAGATAGATGTTGAAGAGTGGACTTCCTGGGATGAAGATGCACCCACAAGTGTAAAGATTGAAGGAGGGAATGGCAATGTGGCAACAGAGCAAAATGCTTTAGAACAACTGGAACCTGACTATTTTAAGGACATAACACCAACTataaagaaaacccag aaaatcATTATTAAGAAGAGAGAACCATTAAATTTTGGCATCCCAGATGGTAGCACGGGTGTCTCTAGTAGACTAGCAGTTACACAAGATATGCCTTTTATTCATCAGTCTCCTGAATTAGGTGACTTGGATACCTGGCAGGAAAATACCAATGCATGGGAAGAAGACGAAGATGCGGCCTGGCAAGCCAAAGAAGTTCTGAggcagcagaagagagagaaaagagagccaGCAGaacaacaaaggaagaaaatggaaaaggaagcaCAGGGGCtaatgaagaaagaacaaaacaaaattggtGTGAAACTTTCATGA